From the genome of Ziziphus jujuba cultivar Dongzao chromosome 4, ASM3175591v1:
CCATCTTTATATTCCGAGACGATCGTCCTCATCAAGATCCTGGACGTACATTCCATCCCATCGTTGAACAATTTGTTAAATTCCGAATTTCGAGACCCAAAGTCCCAAATCTCACGGCCATGGGCTTTCTTGAAGGCAATGCCACCTTCTTTAACGCATTGACTAAAACAATGCCACGGAGACATTAGCCATGGATGGGTCTCCATTACAAGCATCGGAGCCAGAGTTAGGTCCGAGTCATGTAGTATCCATTTGGACGAGTGGGTCAGACCGTAGAGAGTTTCTCCGCCGTCTGACTGATCATGTTGTGCGGTGAATATGTTTCTGCGAACCAACAGCCTCATGATGCGTGCAAGGCAGTTGATATCAGGAGATGTGGAATCGGGAATGCTAGAAACAATTTGAGACAAAGTGATTGGACCTCCATGAGAGTGTATGATATCAGCTATGCCTAGCTCCAAAGCACATCTCAAAGCCATTGAATCTACGAAGCTGAACATGTATTTCCATATGTCTACTTGCCCTCTTTGCATTGCCTTTGCTTCTTCTTGTTTTGCTTCCATTTCTCACTCTCTTTCTAAAGAGATTTCTTGTTCTCTCTTTTGGACCACTAAAAGTAACTGTAAATGCACATCATACCATATGTAGCTTTGTCACATGATTTATAGGGGCGGACAGGGGATTGTTTGCATGGGCCTTCTTATTTTGTTTCTAGTTTTGGTGACTAACATACAAACAATAATACTAAAAGTATTACATATTGTTCGgcaaataatgtaatattattttattaatttatattgaattatatttattcttttaattagtcatttatttatatctaaattatatttatttgttaactaataatatattaatataacatcGAACATCTTCTTAAATCATTTGATagcaatattaaaatacaaatagagAACGAAAATGAATGATGCCAAAATGTTTACCGGTTTAaatcttaatataatttaaatatataaggaTAAATGAATCTTTAAAAGCATGAATGTAATCGAAtatcaactaataaaataatggtATCTCACtgttttataaacatttttgtAGACTCTTTACTATCCctaatattattcataaaatatagACATTGGCAAATTGTAttctttttcaaacaaaaaaattggaaaacgtTATCAAATCTGATATTCAACATACTCAAGATGCAGGGTtcgtatatatttattttgttgacaTGATACAATTTGGTTAATCCAAATTATCAAAAATGGAGTGTATCCTTATCCCTATGAACTATTAGATTGGTTAGGATGAAGTGGTATATTAAATTGTAAAAGATCTTGATCCAAATATTATGGCAAATGTCTTTTGTctttctaaattattttcaaaacaataataataaatttacaaaaatgttCACTAAATTTAGTTATCAAATAACATGATAGATGatatgttaatatttaattaatttattttttgaatgaataggatttatttttcatatttaggttatataaataaattaataaataatattttaaaacgtatcatttaataaataaatttgataaatattttaatatctttaatattattattttcaaaaattcttaATTAGTTCCCTtatatgcattttaaaaattgtattaGAATATAGTTTTCAAAACACATAGTCAAACAATCCCTAATATTGGGAATagtcttttttttctctcttctagATTACGTGTGATTCggacaatataatattaatagaaaaaaaaactcttaatTAGTTCCCTTTTATACGTTTTAAAAACTGTATTAGAATATAGTTTTCAAAACACATAGTCAAACAATCCCTAATATTGGACAATCTATTCTTTCTCTCTTCTAGATTAGATGTGCTTCggacaatataatattaatggaaaaagaaaaaaaaaaaactcttagtTAGTTCCCttatatggttttaaaatttgTGTTAGAATATAGTTTTCAAAACACATAATCAAACAATCCCTAATGTTGGACAATCTATTCATTCTCTCTTATAGATTAGGTGTGATTCggacaatataatattaatggaaaaaaaaaaaaaaaactcttagtTAATTCCCttatatggttttaaaatttgtattagaaTATAGTTTTCAAAACACATAGTCAAACAATCCCTAATGTTCGAGagtcttttctttctctttttctctcttttagaTTAGGTATGATTGggacaatataatattaatggaaaaagaaaaaaaaaatcagaagtCGATAAACTAAAACAACAACTTAAGCCACACGGTCGTTGTATCATATTCTATAGTGATTCTATGCTTTATTTTAAGTTAACTGAAATTCAATGATAAGGATGTGAAAGACACCATAAATCTATTTCCTTGCAAGTTGCAACTATATTAAGCCAACACATCTCATCTCAGCTAACACCTTGATATGTTATTCCTAGCTAAAATAAATCCATGCACTATTAATATATTGGATTATTATTTACTAAAGGAATGAaagaaaggccaaaaaaaaaaaaaaaaaaagagaattgtaATGGAAAATTTAAACTCACACTagtttttgacaaaaaaataataataataattttgtcgcTTAAACATGATGCCTTTTCAAGTTTGAATTAGCGTCTGGTGATTTTCTTCCTTCCAGTGGTATTGAGAAATTTTCAGTTTGATTTTTCGCCAATTCCAAAGTAGTTGGCGATGTGACTTTTACGCAAGAATTATGACGTATATAAAAGGAATAGTGCTAGACGTATAacattattttgttgattttcaattttctcttttctcttttctcttttctttaacTGGAAATTGCTTTCAGTCACCTAATTGAGGTTTGAAAACTATTTATGATGGCCGAAATGATTGTGTGAAAAAAGGTTGGTAGCTGAATGGGTTAAATGAAGGGTAAGTCCTTTGGCTGATGATATGGAAGTCATGTGGCTAGGCGGTTTTTGGGTAAAATGATTGGCTAAAAGcatatattgaaattgaagctGGCTGAATGGGGATATAGAAGTGACGTGGCTGTTAGCTGTTTCATGTTTGAAATATGGGTTTGCTGATGGGGTTTTTGGAATTGAAGCTCCTACACGCCATTTGAAATGTGGATGGCTGAATGGCGTATAGAGAAAGATAATGGATTGATAGCTTAGAAAAATAGGGTGGTTGAATGAGTTTGGAAGTAAGTTGGCTTATGCAAGCTTGCAGATGGTTTATGTAGAAAAGTAGCTGTAGCTCATGGTTTTATATAAGATATATTTTTggcataaatttttaatatatgccCTGCTACGATGATTgctttataaaagaaaatagcatGGTATCAAGGAAGAAACGTAGTAAaccaagtttttctcttttggtGGAAACACAGTAAAGCAAGTTGATGGCCAAAAAACTTGAAATTGAAATCGAATTTCTTCATATGGATAATGTGATAGAATTCTACTTGGATTAAAATTTCTACACACGACCGTATCTAAAGCTGTAAATACAAATTTAAGTTTCTTCAGCCAAAGAAACATGTCTACTACACCTTCAACAAACAACTTTTCCTCATGGATTTTTCTTAGATTTTTTCTGAAATTTCATTGCTATTAGTTTTCAGCTTTGTTactaattttcttcttcaattatTCTTCAGTTTGTCTGTACTCTTTGATTCAgtagttttttcatttttacattttGTTCTCGgttattagattttaaaattgttattgttttcTGTTTCTGAATATAGTTGATTGATCCAAAATTAGATTATTATTgtgcattattatttttgtttctactTTTCTTCAGTGACATGTTTGCATTACAGGAACTTGTCATTTAACCAGTTATATATggcaaatgacaaaaaaaacacAGCAAACTTAAGTGAAAATTTGCAAAAGGTTCAAgaaatattctaattattgtggcTACTGAAATGGTACTTAAAGAAGCTACTGCTACTGGTACAAAAGATTATAAGCTGGTAAATCTTGTATTCTGTGTATGTCTTCCAAAGCCAGCTCTCTTTCCAATTGTGTCCTTGTAACTTGTAGAACCTCCTGAAGGTTAGGAACCAGAAAAGTGTTAACCATTATTTTGGACTGCCTATGAAAATAAAcgaaccattaaaaaaataacaaaaataaaaataagttctATAGTTCAGATAAAGTTAAGAAGCAATAGTCAAAAGACAAAGACAAATCATCTCTCGCTTGGAGAATAAGTCATGCACAGACGTGAGACAAAGACTgagaaacagagaaagagaaagtacATTAAATTCCATATAAGATGCTTGCATAGCAAGCCACTGggcatccatcaattcaaaagcTATGCAGTATAGTACATCAAAGGCTTCTTCATCTTCTGCCAACGTAGACAtgtaaaattgttattaaaaattaacactacctcatataatttttctaaatccaAAGACACCAGATCATGAAAAAGATGCAATTTACCTCCTAATAATCTCACAAAATTGATTCCTGGAAGACATTTTGGTTTCGCTGCGAAGTATATGAGGAGAAGTTTAGAAACGTATC
Proteins encoded in this window:
- the LOC107416580 gene encoding xanthohumol 4-O-methyltransferase-like, encoding MEAKQEEAKAMQRGQVDIWKYMFSFVDSMALRCALELGIADIIHSHGGPITLSQIVSSIPDSTSPDINCLARIMRLLVRRNIFTAQHDQSDGGETLYGLTHSSKWILHDSDLTLAPMLVMETHPWLMSPWHCFSQCVKEGGIAFKKAHGREIWDFGSRNSEFNKLFNDGMECTSRILMRTIVSEYKDGFDRVGSLVDVGGGTAAAISEIVKSYPHIRGINFDLPHVTATAPSYPGVSHVGGDMFQGVPSADALFLKWIMHDWSDEDCVKILKNCKKALPEKGGKIIIVEVVLEAQGDELWDETGLAFDLLMIAHSSGGKERTEMEWKKILNEGGFPSYKIIKIPALQSIIEAYPQ